In the genome of Bradyrhizobium arachidis, one region contains:
- a CDS encoding glycosyltransferase family 2 protein — MTLGSDVSGLTTTPSSAAAKGLSIVVPVYNEAAGLAALHQRICDLARTLRQRYRLSCEVVYVDDGSADATLSIARSLPADAIDVQVVSLSRNFGKEAALMAGLDHARLGAVMFMDGDGQHPPALIEQLVRHWIEDGYDVVYTAKAHRDNETFLRRLAVHGFYALINWGARQKIPEDAGDFRLLSPRAVTALRQLPERNRFFKGLASWIGFRQIRVDYEPAPRAHGVTTFNAARLLGLSIEGLTSFSVAPLRFASLLGVILAGIAFLFGLSILWEVFTTGKQVPGYPSLVVGLMTIGGVQLIMIGIVGEYIGKILSELKARPIYFVAEHSEKHFEADDAAKRTAAE; from the coding sequence ATGACGCTGGGCTCTGACGTTTCCGGCCTGACAACCACCCCAAGCAGCGCCGCCGCCAAGGGGCTGTCGATTGTCGTCCCCGTCTACAACGAGGCGGCGGGCCTTGCCGCCCTGCACCAGCGCATCTGCGATCTCGCCAGGACGCTGCGGCAGCGCTATCGGCTGTCCTGCGAGGTCGTCTATGTCGACGACGGCAGCGCGGATGCGACGCTGTCGATCGCCCGTTCGCTGCCGGCCGACGCGATCGACGTCCAGGTGGTGTCGCTGTCGCGCAATTTCGGCAAGGAGGCGGCGCTGATGGCCGGCCTCGACCATGCCCGGCTCGGCGCCGTGATGTTCATGGACGGCGACGGCCAGCATCCGCCGGCCCTGATCGAGCAGCTCGTGCGACACTGGATCGAAGACGGCTATGACGTCGTCTATACCGCCAAGGCGCATCGCGACAACGAAACCTTCCTGCGGCGGCTCGCCGTGCACGGCTTCTACGCCCTGATCAACTGGGGCGCGCGCCAGAAGATTCCGGAGGACGCCGGCGACTTCCGCCTGCTCTCGCCGCGCGCGGTCACGGCGCTGCGGCAGCTGCCGGAGCGCAACCGCTTCTTCAAGGGCCTCGCCAGCTGGATCGGCTTCCGCCAGATCCGCGTCGATTACGAGCCGGCGCCCCGCGCCCATGGCGTCACGACCTTCAATGCCGCGCGCCTGCTCGGTCTTTCCATCGAGGGCCTGACCTCGTTCTCGGTGGCGCCGCTGCGCTTCGCCAGCCTGCTCGGCGTCATCCTCGCCGGCATCGCCTTCCTGTTCGGCCTGTCAATCCTCTGGGAGGTGTTCACCACAGGCAAGCAGGTGCCCGGCTATCCCTCGCTCGTGGTCGGCCTGATGACGATCGGGGGCGTGCAGCTGATCATGATCGGCATCGTCGGCGAATATATCGGCAAGATCCTCTCCGAGCTGAAGGCACGCCCGATCTACTTCGTCGCCGAGCACAGCGAGAAGCATTTCGAGGCCGATGACGCCGCCAAGAGGACCGCGGCCGAATGA
- the hisG gene encoding ATP phosphoribosyltransferase produces the protein MSAPFVLAVPSKGRLQENTEAFFARAGLKLSKAGGARDYRGTIAGLDNVEVAYLSASEIAAQLARGFAHLGVTGEDLVRENIADADKRVSLIEGLGFGYADVVVAVPQAWIDVRTMADLDDVTTGFREQHHMRMRVATKFINLTRTFFSQHGITDYRIVESAGATEGAPAAGSAELIVDITTTGATLAANGLRVLDDGVMLRSQANLVASKDADWSSQARETARVILDHIAARARANKYREVRTRFRQCDAALLGEAHTRFGVEAPFGGPTSSGMLTLHCPPGQLYALASFLREHGAETVSVVSLDYVFDRENPLFAKLEAFLRR, from the coding sequence ATGAGCGCGCCGTTCGTTCTGGCCGTTCCCTCCAAGGGCCGCCTTCAGGAAAACACCGAAGCGTTCTTCGCCCGCGCCGGCCTCAAGCTGTCGAAGGCCGGCGGCGCACGCGATTATCGCGGCACCATCGCAGGCCTGGACAATGTCGAGGTCGCCTATCTCTCGGCCAGCGAGATCGCCGCGCAGCTCGCCCGCGGCTTTGCGCATCTCGGCGTCACCGGCGAGGACCTGGTGCGCGAGAACATCGCGGACGCCGACAAGCGCGTGTCGCTGATCGAGGGCCTCGGCTTCGGCTATGCCGACGTCGTCGTCGCGGTGCCGCAGGCCTGGATCGACGTCCGCACCATGGCCGACCTCGACGACGTCACCACCGGCTTCCGCGAGCAGCATCACATGCGGATGCGGGTCGCGACCAAGTTCATCAACCTGACCCGCACGTTCTTCTCGCAGCATGGCATCACCGATTACCGCATCGTCGAAAGCGCGGGCGCCACCGAAGGCGCGCCGGCGGCCGGCAGCGCCGAGCTGATCGTCGACATCACCACCACGGGAGCCACGCTCGCCGCCAACGGCCTGCGGGTGCTCGACGACGGCGTGATGCTGCGCAGCCAGGCCAATCTGGTGGCGTCGAAGGACGCCGACTGGTCGTCGCAGGCGCGCGAGACCGCGCGCGTCATCCTCGACCACATCGCCGCAAGGGCGCGGGCCAACAAATACCGCGAGGTCCGCACCCGCTTCCGCCAGTGCGACGCGGCGCTGCTCGGCGAAGCCCACACCCGGTTCGGCGTCGAGGCCCCGTTCGGCGGCCCGACCTCGTCAGGCATGTTGACGCTGCACTGCCCGCCGGGCCAGCTCTATGCGCTCGCCAGCTTCCTGCGCGAGCACGGCGCCGAGACCGTCTCGGTGGTCTCGCTCGACTATGTGTTCGACCGGGAGAACCCGCTGTTCGCCAAACTCGAGGCGTTCCTGCGGCGGTGA
- a CDS encoding ChbG/HpnK family deacetylase — translation MSAAASLRRIWLCADDYGISPGVNRAIRDLIERGRLNATSVMMVGPAIERSEVEALQASVKASLRCAIGLHVTLSAPFRPLTMHFRPLDGDMFLPFPKLLRAGLARRLDREFFRNEVKAQLAAFVEAFGRAPDFVDGHQHVQLFPQVRDGFVDAVSEGAPKAWVRQGGRNLPLAQRLASPKAMVLDILSAQFRRRADGARLSFNPGFAGAYDFTRAADFGALMRQFLQGLPDGGLVMCHPGFVDDVLTGLDPMTDVREREHAYLASDAFARLLADSGVTLG, via the coding sequence ATGAGCGCGGCCGCGAGCCTGCGGCGGATCTGGCTCTGCGCCGACGATTACGGCATCAGCCCGGGTGTCAACCGCGCCATCCGCGACCTGATCGAACGCGGCCGCCTCAACGCGACCTCGGTGATGATGGTCGGCCCCGCGATCGAACGCAGCGAGGTCGAAGCGCTCCAGGCCTCCGTAAAGGCGAGCCTGCGCTGCGCTATCGGATTGCACGTGACGTTGTCGGCGCCGTTCCGGCCGCTCACCATGCATTTTCGTCCCCTCGACGGCGACATGTTCTTGCCGTTTCCAAAGCTGCTGCGCGCCGGGCTTGCACGCCGGCTCGACCGCGAATTCTTTCGCAACGAGGTGAAGGCGCAGCTGGCGGCCTTCGTGGAAGCGTTCGGCCGCGCGCCCGACTTTGTCGACGGCCACCAGCATGTGCAGCTCTTTCCGCAGGTGCGCGACGGCTTTGTCGATGCCGTCAGCGAGGGCGCGCCGAAAGCCTGGGTTCGCCAGGGCGGCCGCAACCTGCCGCTGGCCCAGCGCCTCGCCTCCCCAAAGGCCATGGTGCTCGATATCCTCAGCGCGCAATTCCGCCGCCGCGCGGATGGCGCTCGCCTCAGCTTCAATCCGGGCTTTGCCGGCGCCTATGATTTCACGCGCGCGGCCGATTTCGGCGCGTTGATGCGGCAATTCCTCCAAGGCCTCCCCGACGGCGGCCTCGTGATGTGCCATCCCGGTTTCGTCGATGATGTCCTCACCGGCCTCGATCCGATGACCGACGTCCGCGAGCGCGAGCATGCCTATCTTGCCAGCGATGCCTTCGCGCGCCTGCTGGCGGACAGCGGCGTCACGCTGGGGTGA
- a CDS encoding DUF2076 domain-containing protein has product MTPQERQLVDELFDRLSKLENAPRDPDAITAISDGLRKAPGAIYALVQTTLLQDEALKRAHNRIQELEAAHAPEQQQSGGFLDTMRDTLFGGSQSRGSVPNVPPREQRPVWNTGQAMQQTQPGYGQPPYGQPYGQGPGQGQAPGYGAPPVGGGGGSFLGTAAAAAAGVVGGSLLLSSIRGMMGGGHQQAFGDTNALGDRSPWGGSSDQSGGSLARDAGLNDVGSNRDSRQDSQQGFFDQASNDRDNNDQNYDDDHDDGNMDMADDSDFGGGDDGGSDYA; this is encoded by the coding sequence ATGACGCCGCAGGAACGCCAGCTCGTTGACGAGCTTTTCGACCGGCTTTCGAAACTGGAAAATGCACCGCGCGATCCCGACGCGATCACCGCGATCTCCGACGGCCTGCGTAAGGCACCCGGCGCGATCTACGCCCTGGTGCAGACCACGTTGTTGCAGGACGAAGCACTGAAGCGCGCCCATAACCGCATCCAGGAGCTGGAAGCGGCCCATGCGCCCGAGCAGCAGCAGTCCGGCGGCTTCCTGGACACCATGCGCGACACGCTGTTCGGCGGCAGCCAGTCGCGCGGTTCCGTTCCGAACGTGCCGCCGCGTGAGCAGCGGCCGGTCTGGAACACCGGCCAAGCGATGCAGCAGACCCAGCCGGGCTACGGCCAGCCGCCTTATGGTCAGCCTTACGGACAAGGTCCGGGTCAGGGCCAAGCTCCGGGCTATGGCGCCCCGCCGGTCGGCGGTGGCGGCGGCTCGTTCCTCGGCACGGCGGCGGCAGCCGCGGCCGGCGTCGTCGGCGGCTCGCTGCTGCTCTCCAGCATCCGCGGCATGATGGGCGGCGGGCACCAGCAGGCCTTTGGCGACACCAACGCATTGGGCGATCGCAGCCCGTGGGGCGGCAGCAGCGACCAGTCCGGCGGCTCGCTCGCGCGCGATGCCGGCCTCAACGACGTCGGCTCGAACCGGGATTCTCGCCAGGATTCTCAGCAAGGCTTCTTCGACCAGGCCTCGAATGATCGCGACAACAACGACCAGAATTACGACGACGATCACGACGACGGCAACATGGACATGGCCGACGACAGCGATTTCGGCGGCGGCGACGATGGCGGCAGCGATTACGCGTGA